From the Candidatus Hydrogenedens sp. genome, one window contains:
- the pyrH gene encoding UMP kinase, whose amino-acid sequence MNTPIYKRVLLKLSGNAVSSEGENIGSKALSHLCEEIVSAYQTGIQIGLVVGGGNILRGNQWSKASGVDRATADYMGMLATVINALALQSALEKYGIETRVLSAIEMRPVAEPYIRRRALRHLEKGRIVIFAAGTGNPFLTTDTAAALRASEIDADILMKATRVDGVYSADPEKDSTAKKYDHLTYQQVLSQDLKVMDAAAISICREKHIPILVFSFLEKNCIVNAVCGNSIGTIVKGD is encoded by the coding sequence GTGAACACTCCTATCTACAAACGGGTATTATTAAAACTCAGTGGAAACGCCGTATCCTCGGAAGGGGAAAACATAGGCTCGAAAGCATTAAGTCATCTTTGTGAGGAAATTGTATCCGCTTATCAGACTGGTATTCAGATAGGATTGGTCGTGGGGGGTGGAAATATCCTCCGTGGGAACCAATGGTCCAAGGCTTCCGGTGTAGACCGTGCTACAGCAGATTATATGGGGATGCTTGCTACGGTAATAAATGCTCTTGCCCTTCAATCAGCATTGGAAAAGTATGGAATTGAGACACGAGTGCTCAGTGCTATAGAAATGCGGCCCGTGGCAGAACCTTATATAAGACGCCGTGCTTTGAGACATTTAGAAAAAGGGCGGATTGTAATTTTTGCTGCGGGAACAGGCAATCCTTTTCTCACAACCGATACGGCGGCGGCACTGCGTGCCAGCGAAATAGATGCGGATATATTAATGAAAGCAACCCGTGTAGATGGGGTCTATTCTGCCGACCCTGAAAAAGATTCTACAGCCAAAAAATATGACCATCTCACATATCAACAAGTTCTTTCACAGGACTTAAAGGTAATGGATGCCGCAGCCATATCTATTTGTCGTGAAAAACACATCCCTATTTTGGTATTCTCTTTCTTAGAAAAAAACTGTATTGTTAATGCGGTTTGTGGCAACTCTATTGGAACTATAGTCAAGGGAGATTAA
- the frr gene encoding ribosome recycling factor, with protein MSHPLIKEAEQKMDKSVESLQQELSGFRTGRATPNLLDVVHVDAYGSKMKINQLGNITVPDSHLIVIDLWDKSLIGAVEKAIMASPLGVNPSNDGRLIRIPIPPLSEERRKELTKVANKMAEEARVAVRNIRRHVLETLKKEQKDGKITEDDLHRLSDEVQKLTDKHIEKIDQVLKAKEKDIMEG; from the coding sequence ATGTCACACCCACTTATTAAAGAAGCCGAACAGAAGATGGATAAAAGTGTAGAAAGTTTACAACAAGAACTTTCGGGCTTTCGCACAGGAAGAGCGACACCTAATTTGTTAGATGTCGTTCATGTAGATGCGTATGGTAGTAAAATGAAAATTAATCAATTAGGGAATATAACGGTACCGGATTCGCATCTTATTGTTATTGACCTCTGGGATAAATCGCTTATTGGTGCTGTTGAAAAAGCAATTATGGCTTCACCCCTTGGGGTAAATCCATCAAACGATGGAAGATTAATTCGTATCCCTATCCCTCCTCTAAGCGAAGAGCGTCGTAAAGAACTTACTAAAGTTGCCAATAAAATGGCGGAAGAAGCCCGTGTTGCTGTTCGAAATATTCGCCGTCATGTTTTGGAAACCTTGAAAAAAGAGCAGAAAGATGGAAAGATAACGGAAGATGACCTCCACCGCCTTTCGGATGAAGTCCAGAAACTCACAGATAAACATATAGAAAAAATAGACCAGGTTCTTAAAGCCAAAGAAAAAGATATAATGGAAGGCTGA